From Stenotrophomonas maltophilia, a single genomic window includes:
- a CDS encoding ATP-binding protein, whose product MTGPDAPFLRTLCSLRWLAVGGQAATILVATWVLGLPLPQLPLWAGVAVLALFNVYTQLRPEAADTAPLTAFGHILVDVIILTWMVGWSGGMANPFSSLFLILIALAAFALPLRWALAVALACLLGYASSGIFGQPLPDGYFRAQDLNRWGVVANFLISAAVVLAFSTRLALALRQRELELSALRERFARNEGIVALATHAASVAHELNTPLATMTLLADDVAERSEEPEVREDMETLRELLVQCRERVLALAAPASADAPGRSHSSAQQVLEQWRLVRPTIDLHRNDDAPLRLPLDPGVGHLLMVLLNNAADAGEKAGRPRVDLDLRIEGDDLIGEVRDYGHGFDARAAVLPGKLFGSSKSEGMGVGLALSHATIERLDGEMWMRPAQGAGSRVGFRLPLAPREDTP is encoded by the coding sequence ATGACCGGTCCCGACGCTCCGTTTCTCCGTACCCTGTGCAGCCTGCGCTGGCTTGCCGTGGGCGGCCAGGCCGCGACCATCCTGGTGGCCACCTGGGTGCTGGGCCTGCCGTTGCCGCAGCTGCCGTTGTGGGCCGGCGTGGCGGTGCTGGCCCTGTTCAACGTCTACACCCAGTTGCGCCCGGAGGCAGCTGACACCGCGCCGCTGACCGCCTTCGGCCACATCCTGGTGGACGTGATCATCCTGACCTGGATGGTGGGCTGGAGCGGCGGCATGGCCAACCCGTTCAGCTCGCTGTTCCTGATCCTGATCGCACTGGCCGCATTCGCCCTTCCCCTGCGCTGGGCGCTGGCGGTCGCACTGGCCTGCCTGCTCGGCTACGCCAGCAGCGGCATCTTCGGGCAGCCCCTGCCGGACGGCTACTTCCGCGCACAGGACCTCAACCGCTGGGGCGTGGTGGCCAACTTCCTGATCTCCGCCGCGGTGGTGCTGGCGTTCTCGACCCGGCTGGCATTGGCACTGCGCCAGCGCGAGCTGGAGCTGTCGGCGCTGCGCGAGCGCTTCGCACGCAACGAAGGCATCGTCGCCCTGGCCACCCATGCCGCCTCGGTGGCGCATGAACTGAATACCCCGCTGGCGACGATGACCCTGCTCGCCGACGACGTTGCCGAGCGCAGCGAAGAGCCGGAAGTGCGCGAGGACATGGAAACCCTGCGCGAGCTGCTGGTGCAGTGCCGGGAGCGCGTGCTGGCGCTGGCTGCTCCGGCCTCGGCCGACGCACCGGGCCGCAGCCACTCCAGCGCCCAGCAGGTGCTGGAGCAATGGCGCCTGGTGCGGCCGACCATCGACCTGCACCGCAACGACGATGCGCCGCTGCGGCTGCCACTCGACCCGGGCGTGGGCCATCTGCTGATGGTCCTGCTCAACAACGCCGCCGATGCCGGCGAGAAGGCCGGCCGGCCGCGCGTGGACCTGGACCTGCGCATCGAAGGCGACGACCTGATCGGCGAAGTCCGCGACTACGGCCACGGCTTCGATGCCCGCGCCGCCGTGCTGCCGGGCAAGCTGTTCGGCAGCAGCAAGAGCGAGGGCATGGGCGTCGGCCTGGCCCTGTCCCATGCCACCATCGAACGCCTCGACGGCGAGATGTGGATGCGCCCGGCCCAGGGGGCCGGCAGCCGCGTCGGCTTCCGCCTGCCGCTGGCCCCACGCGAGGACACCCCATGA